The Gossypium hirsutum isolate 1008001.06 chromosome A13, Gossypium_hirsutum_v2.1, whole genome shotgun sequence nucleotide sequence ACTCGAGTAGTATTTTCAGTAGCACATCAATGCTGACCAGAACTTGAAATTTTGACTCGTTGAACCCGAGTTTGGATCTTACCCAACCTGATTTGGTCATAAAAGTCGAAAAAGCAATATCCGTCCAACCCAAACCTAAAATGACTCCAACTCACATCTTTAACTCAAGATGATCAGAATAAGTAACCTAAAATGATCCATAAAGACCAGGACCCGAAATGATTTAACCCGAAAACCCAAGCTTTGAACCCAAATAGCATGAACCCAAAACAACCTGAGTACTAAAAAACCTAAACCTGAAATTGGCTCAAAccaaaatgacttaaaaaattttaaagctcAAATTGACATGATCCAACCCACTTAACCGGCACTATTCTAAATTTGAAACACCTCTTAATCTGTCAGAAGAGTTTGATATTGAAAACCATTGTTTTTGATAATCTGAAAGGAACACAATCAATTACCTCAATGGAAGGCATTGTGACAGAGATGTGAAGGTCCTTTCCATCATTAACAGCTTCCATCATAGTGATGCAATGAGAGCTCTCAACATTTTGAGCCGGGTCTTGGCCAGTAGCTATGTAGATTGCAGTCACGATGTTACTGGCATGGGCATTAAATCCACCCAAAGCTCCGGCCATGGCAGAACCAGTAAGGTTCTTAAGCATGTTGAGCTCCACAAGAGATTCCACACTAGTCTTCAAGACCTTCCTCACCACATCACCCTCAATGATGGCCTCGCAGACAACAGACTTGCCTCGTCCTTCAATCCAATTTACAGCAGCTGGCTTTTTGTCAGAGCAGAAATTTCCTTCATCAAGGACAAATCCATAAATTTCAGTTATCCAGcctcaaacaaaaaaataaataggtcTAATCATGATTTGTGAGTCATCTACCACGCTAAACTTTAAGATTTAAACCTTCTACTTTAATTTAGGACAATTTGATCCTCTATCTGCAGTTAAAATAACGACATGAATCTTTAAAAAAAAGCAATCTTAAAAGTTCTACTAACATGTCATCAGTTTAACAACAGCTACTAAACGATGTCATCAATGTAAACCTGATAACCTTACCAAATTATGCTTACACTATGCCAAGCTATATCAATGTAGACCTTCTAATAGCATTACCAAATTATGCCAAACCAAGCCAAATTAAAGTAGAAAAAATCAAATCTCAAACTTTGGCATAGTAGAGAGCTTAAAACTATAATTGGACCAAAGacaaataataaaagtatatatgCAAATGAAGCTTACCGGAAATGCCGATGACATCCATGTCAGGGAAATCCGTTTGAAGGAAATCTAAAACGTTTTGAACTCCCTTGGAAACCATGTTCATCCCCATAGCATCACCAGTACTGCAAGTGAATCTCAAATATAGATTCTTCCCAGCAATTGCACATTTTATACTTTGAAGCCTACCAAATCTACTTGATCTGCAACCACCCAGAAACTCAAAATTCTCAATAAACCAGCACAGAATTAGCTTGAATTTTGAATCATTCAATCTGGAATTTAAAAGAAAACGAACAAACCTGTTAAAAACAACAGCCAAAGTATCGAAATTCTCAGGATCTTCCAAATAAAACTTCAGTTCAGCTGCCCTTTTCGCGGTGCTGAACCTTACAACAGGAGCTCTAGTCATTCCATCTTTCAATAGAATACTTGTAGCTCCACCAGACAAATGAATAGCCTTACAGCCCCTGTTAGTACTAGCCACCAAGCACCCCTCTGTGGTTGCCATAGGAACCGAGTACTCTCTTCCATTAAGCAACAATGGCCCAGCAATTCCCACGGGAATCTGCACGTACCCAACCGGCATCTCACAACACTGCCCTAAAATCGACTCGTAGTCAAATCCATCCAATGGCAAACCCGATAACGATCTCCCAGTTAATCTCTGCAGCGCCTCACGCCTGATCGCAGCCGCTCTTTTGCAATCACCTAATTTCGATTCTAAAGAATATGAAGGGAGTGTTCCAGCCACAACGGATTTAATAATTTCCTCGTCTTCCTCGGTTGTAACTATAACAGTCTTTTCATGGAACAGTTTCTGAGAAGTTACAATCGGTGGTCGAGGAGGCAGTGAATGAAGCGAGCAATCAACAGCTTGACCGCAAGAGACTTTACGTGCATCTTCCTCGGTTGCAACTCTAACAGGCTTTTCATCGAACAGTCTCTGGGCAGTTACATTCCGTGCCATATGAGGCAACGAAGGGACCGAACAATCAAGAGCTTGGCCGCAAGGGACTGTACGGGCATCTTCCTCATGAAGCAACACTTCATTTTCCTCTTCATAGTCCTCACCACTCCAAACATCACCCGATGGCCGGATAATCAAAGACTGTACAAAGTCTATCCCGAAGAACCCCAAAAGATAAATCAACGATGCAACAAAAGCGAAAATCGCGACGATCTCGGGAAAGGTGACGGCGTGGAGAGGGATTGAAGCTCGGATCTTTTCGCGCCAACGGGATAGAAGAAAATAAACCACGGTGAAGAAGAGCGTGAAGAACACCGCATTCGTTAGGTACAAAGGAAGAGGCAACGCGTCGGAGGCTTTGCCGGGGGTATCTTCCACTAAAGGGAACCTCTTACTTGGCTTGAGAACAATAACGGGTTTAACCGCTGAACGCCGGCTGGCTTCCATATCGGGCGGCGGTGGAACGGAAGCTGGCGGCAGCGACGACGGCAGAGAAGAAAGAGGAAACGAAAGAGTAGGAGATAATTCCGGTTCGTCTCCGTAACGGTTTTCGAGGCGGTTTGAGTGGGCGAGCGATAGTTTAGGGAAAAGGAAGTATTTATAGGGTTGTTGAGGGAGTACACGTGTGAAACAATCaaataaaggtaaaattttggttttggttccaatattatatcaaatttttatttagtcctgtagtttaatttgtataatttaatctcCATTCTTATAATATTTCTTTTTGGTACATGGGAAAGAGAAACTAATGAAAGCTTTCAAAGCACATATTGTATATTTCGTTGTTACTCTTCTTAATATGTGATTGTCCTCTAATTTCTGACTAGTGATAACGAATTAGATGAGGTTTTGGACATCTTGGAATAATGGTTGAAGTTTCCACCTTGAATGATGTTTATCTGTTTCTTGTCTCTGCTGTAAGATGAAATGTTGTGAGACTTGAGGGACAAAAAAAAGGGGCGGAAGATAAGAATTCTAGCATAAAGTTTGCTAACAAACATGAAGCTTCAAATGGACAATAGTTAGATTCCTTTAGAGTTATGAACAAATGATCGTTTTTCTAGTCGTATCTTTTTGTCGATTTTTAATAATGCTTAACGATAGAGACCATTAGTATGGTGTTTTTCAAAGATCCATGCCAATATTTTTAACGAAATAGTTAAATACCGTAAActattatttcaattaatcaatgaAGCCTTGAATTAATAGAGAGGAGAATGCTTTGGGAATTTTAAGATTTTAGGTTCAAGACTTAAAACGGTATAGGACTAAAATCATAATCAATATTATACTCTTTTTTCCATTATCTTTCATGTCATTTTATGGTCTATGTTTAGAGTTTGTGGGTGCTCTTCCCAACGATATTGTGTTCGAGATTTAAACTTACTTTCTTTCATTAATAGAACAATATGTTTTACCGCTACATCTAACTATCTATACTATACATTAATGTTAGGTTTGGTATGAGTATTATTTATTTACCATGTTTTTGCATATGAGTTAgcaataaataaatttcaattggTAATTTTTAGCCACTCACCTAGCttgttttgataatttattcacatAATTCTTTATTTTGTCTAACTATTGTAATTAGTATGTAATGAAATACGTTTTTTTAAGTGTTTGATTGAGTTAATATAACTAATCAATCGATTCCATCTCAGTTGAGAAATTATACAAAAACTCGTTGTTTTCACGTagtaacaaatatttttttagaatgttttatatatatatatgtatatatataatctatAGAAATGGTATACATATGATGAGATTTAAACTTATAACATCATTATCTTTAAtcatttcaactaaaattttatttagtttttatattatttatttatacatttgtaACATAATTTTTCGGCCAATGCCTATCGcaatctagttttttttttggcattttctttatgtttgtttAATGATTCATATTTGGAGTTCGTAACTATTCTTTCTAACAATGTCGTTTCTAATGTTCAAACCATTGAAAGTGCAATGTACATTATCATTGCACCCAACACTTATGTTATAATGTATGGGAAGAAGAGACAATTGATAGTAACAAAAGAGTATTTGATTGTTTGATTGGTTAAACATgtactttgataaaatttaatatttattttatgtgcttAAAatgctattaatttttttattttttatttaaaaaatttaattcaatcattAATGTTGTTGGTactttttgtcaaaatttatcaatttggtATTTCGATTGCATTGTACTCATATGATATGGTACATGATtggcaaaaaataaaatattacattgaaattttttattataaaaactaCCACCGATGAAAATGATTTGactatgatttttaaatttaaaaagtaaaatgattggatttcttttaacttttaaagtacaaTATTAAATCTCAAAATGTGTAGAAATACAATAGTAACAACATGCTTTAACTCATTTGGTTTGCTTTTGGAGCTTTTGTGTGATTTTTAAGAGCATAATCGTGTTAATGTTACAAGTCAACTAAACATTCAATCATTTAATTTTtcctataaaaattaatttaaatataaaataaatctaaaaattatattcacacacaattagatttaaatttatgAGTAGTCTCTAAAGTTTCAgctttaccatttcaatcaaaattttaattttttatataagtttttaataaaatatcttttatataatttattttcaccCGTATCGTAGATAAAGACAGCACCGAAAGCGCAAGCAAAGGCCTTGCCCCTagatgataaaatttctttttattctatttaaa carries:
- the LOC107894010 gene encoding 3-hydroxy-3-methylglutaryl-coenzyme A reductase 2; the protein is MEASRRSAVKPVIVLKPSKRFPLVEDTPGKASDALPLPLYLTNAVFFTLFFTVVYFLLSRWREKIRASIPLHAVTFPEIVAIFAFVASLIYLLGFFGIDFVQSLIIRPSGDVWSGEDYEEENEVLLHEEDARTVPCGQALDCSVPSLPHMARNVTAQRLFDEKPVRVATEEDARKVSCGQAVDCSLHSLPPRPPIVTSQKLFHEKTVIVTTEEDEEIIKSVVAGTLPSYSLESKLGDCKRAAAIRREALQRLTGRSLSGLPLDGFDYESILGQCCEMPVGYVQIPVGIAGPLLLNGREYSVPMATTEGCLVASTNRGCKAIHLSGGATSILLKDGMTRAPVVRFSTAKRAAELKFYLEDPENFDTLAVVFNRSSRFGRLQSIKCAIAGKNLYLRFTCSTGDAMGMNMVSKGVQNVLDFLQTDFPDMDVIGISGNFCSDKKPAAVNWIEGRGKSVVCEAIIEGDVVRKVLKTSVESLVELNMLKNLTGSAMAGALGGFNAHASNIVTAIYIATGQDPAQNVESSHCITMMEAVNDGKDLHISVTMPSIEVGTVGGGTQLASQSACLNLLGVKGASKDVAGANSRMLATIVTGAVLAGELSLMSALAAGQLVKSHMKYNRSSKDMSNLSS